In Streptomyces sp. 71268, the DNA window TCCCGTCGAACCAGCCCGACCGCTCGACGTCAGCCGGGCATGGCCGCGCGTCCTCCAGGTGGCGGGGGGCGGTGCGCCCGCGCCGCCGGGCGTCATCCTGCGGCCCGACGAGTCGATACGAGCCGCCGCCGGCCGCGTCGCCACCGCGCTGGGGTTGCGGCCACCCACCCTGCCCCGCGTGCTGGCCGTGGACCAGCGACCGGCCGAGGGTGACTGCCCGGAGGAGCTTTCGCTCATCGTGGACGGTGGTTGGCTCGCCGACGACGTCCCCGTCGCCTGCACCTGCGGCCAGCATCCCTGGTCGTGGACGCCGGTGACCGAACTGGGCCACGTCGCCCTGGTGCACGCTCTGCGCGCCCTCGTGGTCGGCCAGCCACCCCCGGCGCTCTGGAACGGCACGCCCTTCCGCCTGGCCACCGATCCCGACCCCGACACTGGCCCAGGGTGATCCGACCCTGTCACCCAGCCGCCGGCGCCCGGGGGGTGGGACGGGCCCCAGCCTGACTCGCGGGCCCGTGGCCCGCTCCGTACGATGGATCGATGCCCGCCTCACACCGCAAACGGCCACCTCACGAGCGTCCCGCCGCGTCCGGCGGCGGGTATCTCGCCGTGGGCGAGCGTACGGCGATCCGGCTGCTGGGCCGGGGTGACGAGGCGGAGTTCACCGCCCGCGCGCGGGAGAGCGTCGCACTGCACCGGCCGTGGCTGTTCCCACCCACGACGGCCGAGCAGTTCGCGCACTATGTGGCGCGGTTGGAGGAGCCGGCGCGCGCCGGGTTCGTGATCTGCGAACGGGCCACGGACGGGATCGCCGGCTACGCGACCATCAACAACATCGTCGGCGGCGTCTTCCAGTGCGGCGCGCTCGGCTACGGCGCCTTCTCGCACGCCGCCGGCCGTGGGTTGCTCACCGAGGGGCTCGGGTTGGTCATCGAGTACGCCTTCGGCCCCCTGGGGTTGCACCGGCTGGAAGCCAACATCCAACCCACCAACGCCCGGTCGATCGCGCTGGTCAAGCGCATCGGCTTCCGGCTTGAGGGACTGTCGCCCGACTTCCTCTACGTCGACGGTGCCTGGCGCGACCACGAACGCTGGGCCATCACCAGCGAAATGCCCCGCCTCGGCGGCCCGCACGGCACAGTGGGGCCATGACCGTCACCTTTCGCCGTACCGTCCCCGTGCTACGGGTCTTCGACTGGGCCAAGGCCCACGCGTTCTACGTCACCTACCTCGGCTGCACCGTCGACTGGGAGCACCGCTTCGCCCCCGACCTGCCCCGGTACGCCCAGGTCTCCCGGGGCGCGCTGGTGCTGCACCTGTCGGAGCACCACGGCGACGGGACACCCGGCACGGCCGTGTACGTCGAGCTGGACGGGGTGCGCGAGCTGCACGCCGAGCTGACGGCCAAGGAGTACCCGTATCTCAGGCCGGGGCTCGAAGAGGACGAGATCGGGTTCTCGGTCACCCTCCTTGACCCGTTCGGCAACCAGATCCGGCTCAGCCAGCCGGTGGACTGACCCGCCCTGTTCCCGGTTCCTGGTCCCGCGACCCGCGTGTCCGGGCCCGCTTTCGTACGTTCGAGCGGGCCCGTCCGTGGGGCGGACGCGGGGGGATTCTGGTGCGAAAGCCGAGTGGGGCATGGGTCGTCGGGTGGCATTTCTCCTCGCGCTTTCGCACACGTGGTCGGAATTCCGTTCGGGATCGGCTCGGCCGGGCGTGGCAGCAGTGCAGAGGTCTCGATGGGTTCGCTTATTGTCTGCGCCATGTCATGCCGCGGTGCTTGCTTTCTGCCATTTCCGTGAAAAACCTCGTGGCATCCGCGAGGCAGGAAGTTGTCACGTGTTCGGTGGCGGGTTTCCCTTTGTGGGTGAGTTGTTGACGTCGTGAATCTCAGGGGAAACGGCAGGCGGTCGCAGCGTTGGAACGGCTTCCGGAAACGCCTGGTGGGCACGGTGTCGGGGGCGGGCGCCCACGTGAACCGCCTCGACCCGCCCGCACCGGTCGCGCGTGGCGGGATCTTCCTGGCCCGATACGAACTGGCGGTGCCGCGAAACGGGCTGGGAAGCTGTGCGCGCCGGCTCGGTCGTGACGGCAGTGGAGCAGTGGTCAGCCCGGGTACGCGTCCCGGGACGGCCAACCGCTGTTTGTCGTTCGGTTTTCTTTCCGGGCCGGAAATTCGACGGGTTGTTGCCGCGCGGGGCCGTACGTTCTCCCGGGGAGTTCGCCAACGGGCCCGCCGTGAACAGCGCGCGGGAAACACAATCTGTCCATTTCGAGCAGGAGGAACTGTCATGCGCTTTCGGACCACGGTAGTGGCGGCCATGGGCATGGGTTGTGCCCTGGCGGGAGTGTTCTCCAGCACGGCCTACGCCGCCCCGCAGGTGCAGTTCAAGAACGTGGCCACGGGCAAGTGCCTGGACAGCAACGGTGCCGGTGACGCCTACGCCCTTGGCTGCAACGGCGGTAACTACCAGCGCTGGACGGTGTCGTTCAACAGCACCGGTGGCGGCGAGATCAGAAACGTGGCCACGGGCAAGTGTCTCGACAGCAACGGCGCCGGCGACGCCTACACGCTCGGCTGTAACGGCGGCAACAACCAGCGCTGGACGGTACGGGAGTCGGGCGCCGGCATCGTGGTCTGGAAGAACGTGGCCACCGGCAAGTGCCTGGACAGCAACGGCGCCGGTCACGTCTACACCTTGGGTTGCAACGGCGGCAACAACCAGCGCTGGGGAGGGTGACCCGCGGACCGGTCATCGCCCTGGTCCGACGCCTGTTCCGGCAGGTGGCCCCGCTATGTGGTCCGGCGCCGGCCTGACGCGCGCCCGGCCCGTCAGGCCGGTCCGCCCCGCCGTTCCTCCTCGGCCCGCCCCGGGCCGAGGAGGGCGGCGAGGCCGTCGGCCAGTTCGGTGCGCCAACACAGGTAGTCGTGGCCGCCGTTGAACTCCCGGTACTCCGCCGCGTAACCCTGGGCCCGCAGGACCTCGGGCAGGCGGCGGTTGGCCGGGAGCAGCACCCACTCCTGCTCGCCGGCCGACAGCCAGCAGCGCACGGGGTGGTCCGGGGCCGCCGGGGTGGCCTCGACCAGGGAGGTCAGCCACTGCGCGGCGGGGCCGTCCGGCCACCAGAAGGAGCCCGACTGGGACAGCGCGTTGCCGAACCGGTGCGGGGCGCGGACGGCGGCGTACGTGGCCATCAGGCCGCCCAGGCTCTGGCCGGCCAACACGGTGCGCGTCGGGTCGGTGGTCAGCGGCCAGCGCTCGGAGGCCCAGGGCAACAGGTCGTCGGTGAGGAAGTCCACGAACCGGTCGTCGCAGGCCAGCTCCGCCCAGCGGGTGTCGCTGTCCAGCGACTCGGGCAGCAGCGCGACCAGCGGCGGTACGTGCCCGTCGGCGATCAGGTTGTCGAGGAGCGTGGCGACGTCCAACTCGGGCTGCCACATCTCGCCGTCGAAGAGGACCAGCACGGGCAGGCCGGCCCCGGCCTCCGGGTGGGTACCGGTACCGGGCCCGTCGTCGGCTGTCGCCCGGGCGGGCTCGTACACCCACACCCGACGCTCGTTGCCGAGCCCCGCGCACGCCACCGTGTGACGGCTGACCGTGCCTCGTGGCACGTCGGCGCGCCGCCGCCAGGCGGCGTCGGACGGCGCGTCCGGGAGGCGGACCACGGACTGCGGCGGGCCGCCCCAGCGGCGCGGCAGCGTGCGGGGGTTGCGCGGGTCGGGGCGGCCCTGGCCGCGCAACCAGGCGAGGTAACCGGGGTCGGACGGGGCGAGCGGCGCCCCCTCGTCCACGCAGAGCGCGTACGTGGCCTGCCAGTCCCGCCGCATGCGGATCGACCAGTGCCACACGTCGCTGTCGGGCAGCCGCTCCATGAGGTTGTGCTCGGGCGCGCGCGGGTCGATCACCTTGTTCGGCAGCACCAGCACGGACCGGGTGGCCGGGGTGCCGCGCCACAGGAAGGTGACGACCGCGTGCTCCGGGTCGCCTTCCGGGTCGGGCTCGACCAGCGGCGTGCCCGCTGCCTCGACCTCGCGCCAGAAGTCCGGCACCGCGTGCGTGGCCGCCGCGTCGCGCCGTCGCCGCCGCCGGTCCAGCTCCGCCACCCGGGGGCTGGCCACACGGGGCACGGGCGCCGGGCGCGGCACGCGCGGGGGACGCCGAGGCGCGTCGGTGGGGGGCGCTGGTCGGGGCGCTGGTCGGCGGGTCGGCCGGCGCGTCGGTCGGTGGCGGGGAGGCGGACATGGCGGGGAACCTCCGGCACGACGAAGGACGGTCGGGTACGGGCGGGGGCCGGCGGGCGGGCCGGCGCGGCGTGGGCCGGCGGCTGACAAGATCCCGCTACGGGTGAGGGTCACCTTACCTGGCACTTGTTCCGGCCCGCCGGCCGGCGGGCCGCCACGGCCGGGGGCGGCGGCGTCGGCGTGCCGTACGGGACCGCGCGTCCCCGTACGCCGGGACCCGCGTGCAGGATGGCCCCATGAACGGCGAGGACGTGAGTTTCAGGATCCCGCGCGGGGCGTCCGGCTTCTACCGCCCGCAGGACGGCCCGCTGCCCGTCACCGACCTCGCGAGCTTCCGTACCGCGCTGTACGCGGCCGCCCGCGTCGCCGGGGGAGCGGTGGGTGGGGTGGAACGGCAGGCGTATCCCCGCACGTTCCACACGGCGACGGTCACCCACCCCCACGGCACGGACGAGTCCGTCGTCCTCTGCCACGCCCACCACCCCTGGGTCGCGTTCGCGCGGGAGGACCGGAACTGGTACACCGACGAGTTCCTGGCGCCACCACCGTGGGCCCGCGTCTTCGGTGACCTGGGCTTCACCGTGCTGTGGCGCGCACAGCTGACCATGGCCCTGTCAGCCGTCGACACCTCGGTCCTCACCAGGACGGAGTGGCGCCAGGTCCGCACCTACGGCATCACCACGCTCGGCGGGGTCCTCTTCAACGCCTGGGCCTGAGCCGGGGCGGGCCGAGGCCCGGGCCCGAGGGCGACGGTCGTACGCCGACAACACGCTGGTGGCACGGCCACGACGCGCCGGGCCCGCGACGTCAACACCGGCGGGGGAATGAACCCCACCCCCTTGAAGCCCTGTTCAGCGGCGCTCACACCATGTTCCATGGTGATCACGCGGTCGCAGCGAGGCGGTCGCGGGTGTAAGGACTGAGAGAGGCAGTAGTGGTAACGAGCGTGCGACGCACCACCCTCACCCTTCCCGCCGCCGCGCTGGGCCCGGAGAACCCGCTGCCCGCTCTGCGTCCGCTGGACGAGGTCCACCAGGTCGACGACCGCACCCGCGCGGGGCTGCCCGACCAGATGGCCCGGCAGGTCGCCTACGAGCCGCTGCGCTCGATACTGCCCACCCGCCTGCGCGACGCGTACACCCGAGACCGCGTACCGACCGAGTTGGACGCGATCGTGATCGAGAACGACCGGCTGCGGGCGACCGTGCTGCCCGGGCTCGGCGGGCGCGTGGCCTCCCTCTTCCACAAGCCGACCGAGCGCGAACTGCTCTACCGCAACCCGGTCCTGCAACCCGCGGACTTCGCGCTCAACGGCGCCTGGTTCTCCGGCGGCATCGAGTGGAACATCGGCGCCACCGGCCACACCACCCTCTCCTGCGCCCCCGTGCACGCGGCGACCGTGCCCGCCCCGGACGGTGCCGGCGGCCGGATGCTGCGCCTGTGGGAGTGGGAGCGGCTGCGCGACCTGCCCTTCCAGGTGGACCTGTGGCTGCCGGACGGCTCGGACTTCCTCTACGTGGGCGTGCGGGTACGCAACCCGCACCCGCACCCGGCGCCGGTGTACTGGTGGTCCAACATCGCCGTCCCGGAGACCGAGCACACCCGGGTGCTCGCGCCGGCCGAGGCCGCGTACCACTTCGGCTACGAGCGCGACCTGCGCCGGGTGCCCGTGCCCCACTGGCGCGGCGTGGACCACACGTACCCGCTGCGCGGCTCGCACGCGGCGGACTACTTCTACGACCTGCCAGCGGGCGCCCGGCGCTGGATCGCCGCGCTGGACGGGGACGGGCACGGCCTCGTGCACACCTCGACCGACCTGCTGCGGGGCCGCAAGCTGTTCCTGTGGGGCGCCGGCGGCGGCGGCCGGCGCTGGCAGGACTGGCTCACCGAGCCCGGCACCGGCGGCTACGCCGAGATCCAGGCCGGACTGGCCCGCACCCAGCTCGAACACGTACGGCTCGGCGCCGAAGAGGACTTCAGCTGGCTGGAGGCGTACGGCCCGCTGAGCGCCGACCCGACCACCGTGCACGGCGACGACTGGGCCGCGGCGCGCGGCGCGGTCGCCGAACGACTCGCGCGGGCGCTGCCCCGGGCCGACGTCGAGGCCGCGTACCAGGCGTGGCTGCCGAGCGCCGACACCGAGCCCGACGAGGTGCTGGCCAGCGGCTCGGGCTGGGGCGCCCTGGAGGTGGAGCGCGCCGGGTACGCGCTGCCGGGCACGCCGTTCGCGCCCACCTCGCTGGGGGCGGACCAGCAGCCGTGGCGCGAACTGCTGCGTACCGGCGCGCTGCCGGCGCCCGAGCCGGCGACACCGCCCGGCACCTCGCTGGTCTCCCGGCCCTGGCGCGAACTCCTGGAGACCGCCGACGCGGACGTGCTGGTGGACCCGCACCTCAAGTACCACCTCGGGGTGGCCCAGTGGCACGAGGGCGACCGCTCGCAGGCCGTACGGAGCTGGGAGCGGGCCATCGAGATCAGCGACTGGTGGCCCGTCCTGCGCTGCCTGGCCGTCGCCGACCAGACGGACGGCCACCCGCACCGCGCCGCCGACCGCTGGCTCGCCGCGTTCCACGGCGCGGTGGGGGAGTGGCGCGAGCGGTACGGGGACGGTGGCGACGGCGGCGCCACGGCGGCCGACCCGCAGACCGGTGCGGAGGGTGGGGATGAGGGCGGCGCCGAGTGGCGGGCCGCGCTCGCCGGGCTCGGGCGCGAGGCGGTGACCGCGCTCCTGGCGGTGGGCCGGGCGGCACAGGCGCGGGACGTGCTGGCCGCGCTGCCGGCGGCGGTGCGCGCCCGTGGCCGGTTCGTCCTGCTCACGGCCCAGGTGCTGGTCGCGGACGGCGACGCGGCGGGCGCCCGCGCCCTGTTCGACGCCGGCTTCGAGGTGGACGACCTGCGCGAGGGCGACGAGTCGCTCAGCGACACGTGGTTCGCCGTGGCCGAACGGCTGGTGGCCGCCGACCCGGAGTCGGCCGGGCTCGACGCCGACGCGCTGCGGGCCCGCGCCAGGGAGCTGCACCCGCTGCCCGACCGCTACGAGTTCCGCATGCGGCCCGCCTGACGGCTGGCTGACGCGCGACGGTGCGTTGTTGGGGGCGGGTCGTTGGGGGTGGGTCGTGCTCCGGTCGGTGGGGCGGGGCCCGGTTGGTGGGTGGCTCCGGGCCGGGTGGCTGCGGGCCGGGGGGAGGAGACGGTCGAGCCGGCCGCCGCGTGGACGTGGTGGCCGGCTCGGGGCGCGTGTGTCGCGTGCGGCGCGGGGTGGCGGGTCAGGCGGCCGGTTGGGGGTTGCGGTCCACGTACTCGAAGACCGAGCCGTCCGGGTGCCGGGCAACCAGGTTGCGGCCGATCGGGGTCGGCAGCGGGCCGGCGATGATCTGCGCGCCGACGGCCTTGAGGTCCGACACGGCCGCGTCCACGTCCCGCACCGCCAGGGTGGCGGTGACCTTCTTCAGGATCTCCATCTCGGCCGCCGGGCCGCTCATGAGGAAGAAGCAGCCGACCGCGGCCACCGAGACGTTGCCCCGTTCGAAGCGCATCGCCTGCGCCCCGGTCAGCCGCTCGTAGACGGCGATCGCGGCGTCCAGATCGGCCACGCACACCCGCAGTGAAGTCCCCAGAATGTCCATGCGAACGAGCCTAGTTGAGCCAGGTCACACGCGACACAGGAGCTGTCCGTGGAGCACGGCGAACCAGCCGTCGGCCGCCGCGCCCCAGGTTCGCCAGGCGTCGGCCGCCGCCAGCAACTCCTCCTCGGTGGCGTGTCCGCCGGCCACCACGCGCTCCCGGTAGGCGGGCACCAGCGTCCGGTCCGCCCACAGCCCGCTCCACCAGGCGCGCTCGTCCGGCGTCGCGTAGCACCAGGTGTCCGCCGACGCCGTGACGTCGGTGAACCCCGCCCGCCGGGCCCAGGACAACAGCCGCCGCCCGGCGTCCGGTTCGCCACCGCTGGCGCGGGCCACCGCGCGGTAGGCGGCCAGCCAGGTGTCGAGCGCGGGCACCCGCGGATACCAGGCCATGGCGGCGTAGTCGGCGTCGCGCACGGCCACCACCCCGCCGGGCCGGCACACCCGGCGCATCTCGCGCAGCGCGGCCACCGGGTCCGCCACGTGCTGGAGCACCTGGTGGGCGTGGACCACGTCGAACGAGGCGTCGGGGAAGTCCAACCGGTAGACGTCGCCGACGGCGTACGTGACGTTGTCGAGGCCGCGCTCGGCGGCCACGGCCCGTGCCTGGTCGAGCACGGAGCCGGCCGCGTCGACGCCCGTGACCCGGCCCGGCGCGACCCGGGCGGCGAAGTCGGCGGTGATGGTGCCGGGCCCGCAGCCGACGTCGAGCACCGCGCGCCCGGCGGTGAGTTCGGGCAGCAGGTAGCCGGCCGAGTTCTCGGCGGTGCGCCAGGTGTGGGAGCGCAGCACGGACTCGTGGTGGCCGTGCACGTAGTGCGCGGCGCGGCGGGGCGCGTCGGTGGGCGTCGAGGGCATGGCGGACCTCCCGTAACTCCGGTCAGGGCACGGCGACCCGAGCGGGCGCCACTCCCGAACCGTACGCCGCTGTCTCGTTGGGCGAGAGGGTCGTCTTGGTATGTGAGAGGCGATACGTCGAGGCGCCCGGCCGGGTGGTGGGCTTCGGCGCCGCCTGCCGCTCGGCTGCTCGCCCGCCTGTTGGCCCGGCCGGGCCGTCACTCATCTCGCCGTCGCCGTCGCCGTCGCCGTCGCCGCCGTCACTGCTGCCGCCGTTGGCACCGCCGGTCAGACGTCGAGCGGGCGGTAGACGCGCAGCGCCTCGTTCACCTTGTCCAGCGTCAGGCCGCGCGGGGCGCGCGTGACCTCGCCGTCATACGCCAGGTCGGTGCCCTCCGGGATCTCGTCCACGCGCAGGTGGCGCAGCCGGGCCTCCGCGTGGACGGGAGAGCGACGCAGGACGCCGAGCAGCGCGGCCGACAGGAGCCGGACGCGGGGCAGCCGGCCACCGTGCACCATGCGCACGTCGAGCAGGCCGTCGGCGAGGTCGTGCCGGCTGGCCGGGGCCGAACCCACCCCCCGGTATGAGCAGTTGCCCACGAAGAGCATCCACACCGCGCGCCGCTTGCCGTTGATGACCAAGTCGAGCGGCTCCGCCGTGCGCAGCACCTGGGCCGCGGCCAGCACCTCGGCCGCCCAACTGCCCACGCGCCCCGACCAGCGCTCGCGAATGCGCACCATCTCCGGGTAGCAGCCGATGCTGAAGGTGTTGACGTAGTGCGTGGCCGTCGCCGTGGCCGCCCCGTCGGCCGTGAACCGCGCCAGGTCCACCGCGACCGCCTCGCCCGAGGTCACCGCCCGGCACGTGTCGTCGACGGTCTCCAGGCCAAGGTCGTACGCGAAGTGGTTGAGCGTTCCGCCGGGCAGCA includes these proteins:
- a CDS encoding GNAT family protein, translating into MPASHRKRPPHERPAASGGGYLAVGERTAIRLLGRGDEAEFTARARESVALHRPWLFPPTTAEQFAHYVARLEEPARAGFVICERATDGIAGYATINNIVGGVFQCGALGYGAFSHAAGRGLLTEGLGLVIEYAFGPLGLHRLEANIQPTNARSIALVKRIGFRLEGLSPDFLYVDGAWRDHERWAITSEMPRLGGPHGTVGP
- a CDS encoding VOC family protein; its protein translation is MDILGTSLRVCVADLDAAIAVYERLTGAQAMRFERGNVSVAAVGCFFLMSGPAAEMEILKKVTATLAVRDVDAAVSDLKAVGAQIIAGPLPTPIGRNLVARHPDGSVFEYVDRNPQPAA
- a CDS encoding RICIN domain-containing protein: MRFRTTVVAAMGMGCALAGVFSSTAYAAPQVQFKNVATGKCLDSNGAGDAYALGCNGGNYQRWTVSFNSTGGGEIRNVATGKCLDSNGAGDAYTLGCNGGNNQRWTVRESGAGIVVWKNVATGKCLDSNGAGHVYTLGCNGGNNQRWGG
- the fes gene encoding enterochelin esterase; the encoded protein is MASPRVAELDRRRRRRDAAATHAVPDFWREVEAAGTPLVEPDPEGDPEHAVVTFLWRGTPATRSVLVLPNKVIDPRAPEHNLMERLPDSDVWHWSIRMRRDWQATYALCVDEGAPLAPSDPGYLAWLRGQGRPDPRNPRTLPRRWGGPPQSVVRLPDAPSDAAWRRRADVPRGTVSRHTVACAGLGNERRVWVYEPARATADDGPGTGTHPEAGAGLPVLVLFDGEMWQPELDVATLLDNLIADGHVPPLVALLPESLDSDTRWAELACDDRFVDFLTDDLLPWASERWPLTTDPTRTVLAGQSLGGLMATYAAVRAPHRFGNALSQSGSFWWPDGPAAQWLTSLVEATPAAPDHPVRCWLSAGEQEWVLLPANRRLPEVLRAQGYAAEYREFNGGHDYLCWRTELADGLAALLGPGRAEEERRGGPA
- a CDS encoding DUF5107 domain-containing protein, translated to MVTSVRRTTLTLPAAALGPENPLPALRPLDEVHQVDDRTRAGLPDQMARQVAYEPLRSILPTRLRDAYTRDRVPTELDAIVIENDRLRATVLPGLGGRVASLFHKPTERELLYRNPVLQPADFALNGAWFSGGIEWNIGATGHTTLSCAPVHAATVPAPDGAGGRMLRLWEWERLRDLPFQVDLWLPDGSDFLYVGVRVRNPHPHPAPVYWWSNIAVPETEHTRVLAPAEAAYHFGYERDLRRVPVPHWRGVDHTYPLRGSHAADYFYDLPAGARRWIAALDGDGHGLVHTSTDLLRGRKLFLWGAGGGGRRWQDWLTEPGTGGYAEIQAGLARTQLEHVRLGAEEDFSWLEAYGPLSADPTTVHGDDWAAARGAVAERLARALPRADVEAAYQAWLPSADTEPDEVLASGSGWGALEVERAGYALPGTPFAPTSLGADQQPWRELLRTGALPAPEPATPPGTSLVSRPWRELLETADADVLVDPHLKYHLGVAQWHEGDRSQAVRSWERAIEISDWWPVLRCLAVADQTDGHPHRAADRWLAAFHGAVGEWRERYGDGGDGGATAADPQTGAEGGDEGGAEWRAALAGLGREAVTALLAVGRAAQARDVLAALPAAVRARGRFVLLTAQVLVADGDAAGARALFDAGFEVDDLREGDESLSDTWFAVAERLVAADPESAGLDADALRARARELHPLPDRYEFRMRPA
- a CDS encoding methyltransferase domain-containing protein — encoded protein: MPSTPTDAPRRAAHYVHGHHESVLRSHTWRTAENSAGYLLPELTAGRAVLDVGCGPGTITADFAARVAPGRVTGVDAAGSVLDQARAVAAERGLDNVTYAVGDVYRLDFPDASFDVVHAHQVLQHVADPVAALREMRRVCRPGGVVAVRDADYAAMAWYPRVPALDTWLAAYRAVARASGGEPDAGRRLLSWARRAGFTDVTASADTWCYATPDERAWWSGLWADRTLVPAYRERVVAGGHATEEELLAAADAWRTWGAAADGWFAVLHGQLLCRV
- a CDS encoding glyoxalase superfamily protein, which encodes MTVTFRRTVPVLRVFDWAKAHAFYVTYLGCTVDWEHRFAPDLPRYAQVSRGALVLHLSEHHGDGTPGTAVYVELDGVRELHAELTAKEYPYLRPGLEEDEIGFSVTLLDPFGNQIRLSQPVD